The DNA window ataaatttttcataacAAACCtattattcaatattttaaaaaaatgtgcacAAGATCCGAGTAAAAAAATGAGGAAAATCTATACGAGAAACGCAGCCTTAATTAAAGCCGATCGTGATGAAAAACACAGCAGAAGCTTGTGGGCCGTGGACACTGGGGCACTGGGCAGAGCGGAAAGAGCGTTATCCATCTACAGACCGACGGCCCAGCGGCTTCCACGTACCCAACTAAACAAGCAACCACGGCCTTGCGGCTTGCGCCATCCCAGCTAAACGCGCCACGGTGAGCGAGCCCCGAGCACTGACACCCATCGGCAATCTCGCCGGAGGAAGCAGAGCAGCGGCGCAGCGCGGTCTGCCGCGCCGAAGGAATGGCCCCCGTGGTGAGGGCATGCATGCCGCTCCCCACcccaccggccgccgtcgcttccTCATCCGCCGCTCCCTCCACGGACGCGCAGCGGAGGTCCCCCGGCGCCCGCGTGCTCGTGCTCGGCGGCACCGGCCGCGTCGGGGgatccaccgccaccgcgctcTCCAAGCTCCGCCCCGACCTCAGCATCCTCATCGCCGGCAGGAATCGGTTGGTGCCTCTCATCCTCGTGCTACACACCTACTCCGCATATTTCAGTTCAGTTGCATAGATTCAACCATGTTCAACCGTCGCAATTTCTGATAAAAAGTGCGAACATGTAGAGTCACTCATAGTAGCATTTGATCAAATTCTAAGAGGTCTGCAACGTTGTGTAATTGTGTTGTGCCGATCCGACAATAGAAAGAAGAGTATGCTTATTTTGCCAGAAGCACTAgtttttttcctatccttgAGAAGATATTATGAGGTGaccattattttctatgtaaaattaccAAGAAATATCAAagtttacatagaaaacagtagtaCCTCTTGTTACtactcaaggatggtaaaattgctccttttttaattatcattGTTCTATTTTACCAGGGAGAAAGGTCAGTCTTTGGCATCTAAACTTGGAGACCAATCTGAGTTTGTCCAAGTTGATATTCGCAATACAAGCATGTTGGAGGAAGCACTAAATGGTTAGTACTAAATGACAACCTGCTTATGGTGTATCTTAAGTTGAAACTTGCTATGACTAAATTGATTATGCAATCCCCCAAAATTGATTATGATGCTTGCAaagatatgaataaatttgttCTGATGTTCAATAAATTTGTTTACTCAGATGTGGATTTAGTTGTTCATGCTGCTGGACCTTTCCAAAGGGAGAATGAGTGCACTGTATTGCAGGCAGCAATAGCAACCAAGGTGGAAATGTGCGGCATGTGCCATGCCGGATCCTCAAATTAACGCACAAGTTTAGTTACACCTGTCGAAATCAGTCATATGCTACTTACCTGAAAAGGCTAtgacattcatttttttttttgtgcagacagcatatattgatatttgtGATGACACGGACTATTCATGGAGAGCAAAAGGTTTTCACGAACAAGCAAAAGCTTGTGGTGTCCCAGCTATTACAACTGCAGGCATCTATCCTGGAGTGAGCAATGGTCTTACTTTACATTTCTTTCAAACAACATCTCAGTTTGGCTTCCTATTTCTCAAGTTACACTGAGCAGAAACTGTaatgtatttttggatattttcCATTAGCATTCATGTATAGTATCCATACCTATTCAAGTCTACAGTTTCCACATATGTAATATCAACAAATTGTTAATGGCATGCATTaacatgaaaaatttaaaatatataatagagatATAATCTAGAGAAGCTtagtatcttattttttttattgattcgAAATGCACTGTTTTCTTATGTTGGAACAGTGATGGCTGCTGAGCTTGTCCATGCTGCTAGGAGTGAAGATGCTGGTGAACTTGAAAGACTAAGGTTAggagttttaaatttattgaaaaagataaaagtcaAGCTAGCCATACAGTATTGAAAGCGTGGTAATATACCTATATTCACCAGAATCTATGCTCTGTTGCTAAATTCCTTTTTTAGATTCTTTTATTATACTGCAGGCTCTGGTGGTGCTGGCCCAACAATATTGACAACGAGTTTCCTGCTTCTTGCAGAGGATGTAATCGCATATAACAAAGGTACTTTTGAACTGTTTACTAGTGaaattatagatatatattttttctatgaagaAAATATGAATTCCATTCTCATTACATATTCAGgagaagaaataaaattgaaGCCCTACAGTGGAGCTCTCAGCATTGATTTTGGAAAAGGGGCCAGGAAGAAAGATGTTTACTTGCTGTACGCACTTTCTAGCATTACATACTTTTCAGATCTTGTCACAATAAGGAAAACCAGTTTGGTTAAACTCAAAAAGGaagtaacaaaatttatattattccAATAATTCCAGGAATTTGCCAGAAGTGAAAAGTGCTTATAAGGTTTTAGGTGTGCCTACTGTCAGCGCTCGCTTTGGTACTGCTCCTTTCTTCTGGAATTGGGGAATGCAGGCCTTCGCAAACTTTTTACCTGTTGTATGTCTAACTCCTCAAATTATGCTTTATCAAGTTACTTTATCAGTACCAGAAATCAAAGAAATATAgaagttttaacttttaatctGCCAACAgcttctattttatttctgtATTTCTTTTGACAGTCCAAAATATTAAGTAATTCTATTACTGTTAAACCAACATATTTGCTTGTGATGAGATGCAATAATGAAAATGGGATAATATTAAACTGGTGATTTATTGCTAATGTCTGAGTATACCTGATTTCAATTTCAGGAGTTCTTGAGGGATAAAAACAAGGTTCTAAAATTGGTCAAATTTGTTGATCCTTTTGTTAGAGCTATCGATGGCATTGCAGGAGAGCGTGTTTCCATGAGAgtaagtaattatttttttttatttacctgTGCTTTTAAAAGTACTAGTTCCATTCAAGCTATTTGAAGGATTAACTGCATATTCTTTCAAGCTGTGACCAGAGCAGGTATTTGAATACCAGTTTTCAAATAATTGTTTAGCCAATGGGACTCTCTTTCACTTTTATAATTACAATGTGGTTTTTAAACTATGATCTGATCATTTATAAGAAggtaaaatacatatattttacaaaaagaaAGAGCAAGCAAGGCCCATTAGTTCTCAATAACCATCAATTTCCATAAATTATAGGTACATAAGGAGATTTTTGTTTTACTAGTTACTAGCCCAGGTCGCTAGCAGGCTAAAAACATAGTAGTTCTAGTATTCTCTCGAGCCACACCTAGAGTAACATTGAACTAATTTTACTCTCAAACTTTGTCCAGAGTAGTATATGTAGCTACCGAGGACCACTTTTTGAtcaaacatattttgtttgtgcagGTAGACTTAGATTGTTCAAATGGACGGAATACTATCGGATTATTCTCTCATAAAAAGTTATCTGTGTAAGTACACATTTCTATACGAGATGTTGATCATTCTCAAGGTCCATCACCTAATGGATATTACAATGTCAGTCATCAAatcaagttcttttttttaaaaaaaatatcagctATCACATTGTTTTAGTACTGTAGGAAGCTTCACATTAGTCTTGTCCAGATGATAGGTCAGTTTCGAAAAAAGGATTTCTGTgaaatctatatttattaaaagctGGTAGAGTATCTACTTATACCAGACTAATTAGTTTTCCCTTGACACTTGAAATGATGCAGCTCTTTTTTCTGTAGAAAAAGTTATGCTCACAACTCAGGAGCCTAATTCTCATGAatttattcttaaaattttgagcAATCTTACAGCAGTTGTTTTGATAAGTTCTTGTGTACTTtgcagttttaaattttaaaatgggGGTAAATTATTTGTGCAAAACTATCTGCATtgcattttagtttatttttatttaaagaaaaaatgtttttccaGATCGGTGGGCTATGCAACAGCGGCATTTGTTCTAGCAGTTCTTGAGGGCAGCACACAACCAGGAGTTTGGTTTCCAGAAGAGGTTAGTGGTGCTTTAGTGAGAAGACAGAATAACACAATACCGGTTCATAGAAGTATTCTTTAGCTTTATAAAACTCTTCTACTCCTATTGTAGCCTGAGGGAATAGCAATTGAGTCAAGGAAGGTGCTCCTTGAGCGGGCATCTCAAGGAACAACAAACTTTGTGATGAACAAGTGAGCTAATATTCCAACACCCATATATGAGCTAATACTTTCTGTACCCTAGCTAACGCAATGCCATAAATTTGAATACACAGGCCACCCTGGATGACAGAGACTGATCCAAAGGAAGTTGGGCTGGGAATATATGTGTGATTGTGTGATAGAAACTGTATACTTGACTccctatatagaagttcatacctctattataattttgcccAAATCTTGGAGCAATTACAATGTTCTAGGGTATGAGCAACTATAGCAAATTAGCAACTGGGACGGAGCAATCAGTGTTATTTACTAGTTAATGACCCTTTTTTGGATATGCCTGTAAATGATAGAACGACTTTGTAATGCTTCTAAGAGCATAGAGTGGCGATGAAATGAATTGAAGCAACACATCATACAACCAAACATGGTCAGAATTTCGAAGAAGTGCCTGCGAAACTTCATTTGGAAGTTGGAACACGGAAAACTGCCCCTTTGTCTTGGCAGAAATGAATTGTGAAACACCTCAAAATTCCTTGCGTTCCAATCGAGCATTAATGAATAAAACGAAATGTCCTTATCCGTAGAATTGAGGTGTTAGTTTTCTCAACGTAGCAGCAGTACGCCCCTATATGCTTGTCCTTGTTGCCACTTTGGCCATCGTGATTAGCATCAACTTTTGCAGCCTGTGAATTGGAAGGGGATAGTCGCATAGAAATAGTTTTATGTTCT is part of the Oryza brachyantha chromosome 11, ObraRS2, whole genome shotgun sequence genome and encodes:
- the LOC121055788 gene encoding uncharacterized protein LOC121055788 yields the protein MAPVVRACMPLPTPPAAVASSSAAPSTDAQRRSPGARVLVLGGTGRVGGSTATALSKLRPDLSILIAGRNREKGQSLASKLGDQSEFVQVDIRNTSMLEEALNDVDLVVHAAGPFQRENECTVLQAAIATKTAYIDICDDTDYSWRAKGFHEQAKACGVPAITTAGIYPGVSNVMAAELVHAARSEDAGELERLRFFYYTAGSGGAGPTILTTSFLLLAEDVIAYNKGEEIKLKPYSGALSIDFGKGARKKDVYLLNLPEVKSAYKVLGVPTVSARFGTAPFFWNWGMQAFANFLPVEFLRDKNKVLKLVKFVDPFVRAIDGIAGERVSMRVDLDCSNGRNTIGLFSHKKLSVSVGYATAAFVLAVLEGSTQPGVWFPEEPEGIAIESRKVLLERASQGTTNFVMNKPPWMTETDPKEVGLGIYV